The genomic DNA CATCGTACTCTCTATCTCTGTATCCCCGCGAGTCGCGCCCCCAGcgcgaccgtgcgccgtAGGCACTccgaggcggcgagcgGTATCTGTCGTCCTCGCGCGACCTACGCGGAAAAtcgcggccgcggtcgtcgcgcgcatgcgGACCCCTCCCGTCGGATCCTCGTCGATCAGCGCCCCATGCGccgggccgcggcggcggcggctcgcggcTCCATTCCCGCATGGTAAGCAAACGATCGTCCGCGTGCAGATCACGTGCTGCGGGTGGCAAatggccgcgcggcggcgtggagAAGTGTCAtggcggccgcctcgggcaGTCGGACCACACCAAGCCAGCTGTTTTCGACGCAGACGCTACCCTCGTCGTCCCAGTCTGCGCTGGGCCGTGACGGAATGGATTCGTACTTGAGTGTGGATGCCATGGTGCATCCCCACGGCGACGCTGCGATGCGCGCACCGCCCAAAAAACGGACCAAAAAGGCGCAGAGCTGCGATCCGTGCCGGCGACGCAAGCTCAAGTGTGACCGCGGGTGGCCGtgcggtgcgtgccgcgacCGCAGCGAACAGAACATGTGCACATGGGAGGACGGCGTGGTGCCGGAGAATGCGGGTCGGGATGCGCAGGACTCGCAGCTCGTTTTGCAGAAAATGTCCGCGATCGAGTCGGggctcgagcggctgcTGAACCGCATGGATCATATGGAGTCGCGCATAGCAGATCCCCCGCCGCGCACATCCAGCTCGCCGCCCAAGCGCCCCGAGCTAAAGCGCTCGCCGTCTGACGACGCCTTTGACCCGCTGGACACGGGCGGGCTCTTTGGTCTCACATGGCAGCCTGCTGGCGTTGCTAGCCAGCGGCGGGCACTGCTGCATATGCACTCGTACATCCCGAGCCAGCACATTATTCCACTCTTGCTCGAGGTGTACGAAAAAGAGCTGGACTGGATGCTCCAGATTTTACGGCCCAAAGACGTTCACCACCGGGTCGAAATGGTGCGCGCCTTGAGCGAGAACCTCGCCAAGAACCCCGAATATCTGCAGACGCTCTCGCGCTCCGAGGTCATGCGCCTGATCTATGCGGAGGCACTGCTTTTCTCCGTGTTTGGCCTGTCGCTCGTCTTTGCGCGCGACCTCAACTTTAACAAGCTGtacctcgagcacggctcgacgccggtgcACGGCCGCTTCTtccacgaggcgcaggtcggTCTGTCTGTGCTCAATGTGTTTGAGGAGCCGCAAATCGACTTTGTCATTTGCAACATGCTCTTGCTCACCGGCATCTGCTCGATCCGCCCTCCGTCAGTCGGCGCAGGACTGCTGAACCATGCGATCCAGGTCGCAgtcctcctcgacctcgacctcgagccCCCGGAGTCGAtgccggacgaggaggcggcgcgccgtgtccagctctttgcgctcctGGCGACCCACGATTGGTTctgcacgacgacgacgaagcGCTACGCCATGATCCGCCACGATCCGCAGCGCTTCCCGTCGGTCTTTGGCACGCCAGAGCAGCAGAGCAAGTACCTCTCCGGCTACCACCAGTACAAGTTGAGCATTGCCCACCTCTACTCGCTGTCGTCGGTGACGTTTATGCCGCAAGTGGAGGACTACACGTATACGTGCAAGCTGCACaacgagacgctcgagctgcagaaGCGCATGCCGAAGGAGTGGGTGCAAACTACGAACCCCGACCCGAACGTCTCGGAGTCTACGCACCGGATCcatgcgacgctcggcagctcggcgctcAACTTTTTGCTAATCCGCATCCACCTGCACTATTATGTACGGGGCTGGGACGATCCGCGCTACCAGCTCTCGCGCGATACGTGCTACGAGTCGGCGCGCAGTCTCCTTCGGACATTCCGCGCAGCCTTTTCGTGGAAGATCCCGGCAAAGGCGGGGGACACGCAGGGGCGGCAGTGCGACTGGCAGATCCCTGATGAGGTCTCGATTGCAGCGCGCATGTGGTGGTTCTGCAActggagcgtcgcggctgCGATTTTGCTGGTCAAGCACCTTACCATTCTCAACGAACGCAACGAGTCCCCGAGCTGGGACTCGGAACGCGAGAGCATTTTGCAGGACCTTTGTATCATGTCGCGTCTCCTGCACTACCTCTCGCCTGTCAccagcgtcgcgcgcgatggCTACGAGGCcatgcagcgcgtcgctgcgcatgcCTTGTCTTGCACAtcggacgcgccgagcgccgccaaCCAAAACTCGTTCACGCACTGGGCGGCGTGCATCGTGCAGGCACGGGGGCGGTGTGCCGGCAAGGACTGGG from Malassezia japonica chromosome 1, complete sequence includes the following:
- a CDS encoding uncharacterized protein (COG:K; TransMembrane:1 (i258-276o); EggNog:ENOG503Q0DF), with the protein product MAAASGSRTTPSQLFSTQTLPSSSQSALGRDGMDSYLSVDAMVHPHGDAAMRAPPKKRTKKAQSCDPCRRRKLKCDRGWPCGACRDRSEQNMCTWEDGVVPENAGRDAQDSQLVLQKMSAIESGLERLLNRMDHMESRIADPPPRTSSSPPKRPELKRSPSDDAFDPLDTGGLFGLTWQPAGVASQRRALLHMHSYIPSQHIIPLLLEVYEKELDWMLQILRPKDVHHRVEMVRALSENLAKNPEYLQTLSRSEVMRLIYAEALLFSVFGLSLVFARDLNFNKLYLEHGSTPVHGRFFHEAQVGLSVLNVFEEPQIDFVICNMLLLTGICSIRPPSVGAGLLNHAIQVAVLLDLDLEPPESMPDEEAARRVQLFALLATHDWFCTTTTKRYAMIRHDPQRFPSVFGTPEQQSKYLSGYHQYKLSIAHLYSLSSVTFMPQVEDYTYTCKLHNETLELQKRMPKEWVQTTNPDPNVSESTHRIHATLGSSALNFLLIRIHLHYYVRGWDDPRYQLSRDTCYESARSLLRTFRAAFSWKIPAKAGDTQGRQCDWQIPDEVSIAARMWWFCNWSVAAAILLVKHLTILNERNESPSWDSERESILQDLCIMSRLLHYLSPVTSVARDGYEAMQRVAAHALSCTSDAPSAANQNSFTHWAACIVQARGRCAGKDWGHSTSSAEPMSLLSNMMKSSEIISDRRSSENGSSHSDESPQSQGRMESLSSTPSFSAHSSSTDTHATEMPVYGANIPQPVPSASNADLDTFWAKFALPTLDVPPVESLGTGLDIPSPATALLGMPAPSVPNAYEWPADLSGADSTVALQQKDRLAPSQFNFPMGSLGPLTDDFIKSFESYSKRFATDGTLSI